gaagCATCTCATAGGACTTGGGATGAATGGTCGGACTGACACAGATTCGTAGCCCACATATACCTTTTCGGGAAGTGTGTCGCGTGAGAATGTTAGGATTACGGATGTGCTATTTATCAGCTCGCCGTTCCTTTTAACCCTTTCCGGTCCAGTGAGTCCAAATGGAATCACGTCGCTTTCCTGCTTCGAGCATCAATTCAAATCCCCCGCGGACTCTATTTAGCGTTAGCGGCCGTAGTACATAGTGCCACCACCAGGTTTTATGACTCGCCGTTCAAGAATAAATACGATCTTCAGCTATTGATGAAGATTGCTGCACATGTGCTTGTGAGTATTCTTCGGAGTTCATCGGCGGAgttttacatgaatgaaaaacggAGGTAAGTGCAGTATTTTGACCATAAAAATTAAGAGCTCTTTCGACATTGTTTGACATTGATTATAAGAGATTTTAAGCTTCTGCGAGAGGAAAtgtctttgtaattttataaaatataacatgattCCATTTGGAATCAGTGGCCCAGATGTATGTGTTAAGTTTGACCGAGTTTGCAAAGCATCATTTTACTGAAAGTAAGCTCATTAGTTGAGATCCAACGAAAtagttggtattttaaatacGAATTAGAATTGACGGAACGTGTTAATTGAATATCTCATGAACGGAATTGTCTAattgttttttcagtgtatttatgTTTAGTAAAGCCACAGGGATTttggaaaatagattttattttcaccgaatcaTTTCCATTTCAGACGATGGCGACATCATTGACGACTAAGGAAATAGTGTACATTTTAGAAGGTGACATCTCTGATATTGACATCTCAGATGATGAAGACATCTCAGAGGAAAACCCGGATTGGCTTTTGAATAGAGAAGCAGTCGGACCTGACGTTATGAATACCGAGGTACAGGGTTTTCCGAACATCCCTGATGTCGGACTTGCTTTTGAAGTAAATAAGTGTAGTGatgatagtgatgatgatgacatgccTTTGGCACAACGTTATCCGCATCTAATGAACCAATCGCAGAGAAAAGTAAATAGGTCATTATGGACTTATGAAGACCTAGGTTATGTTGATTCCTCATGTGACTCTCAATTTTCACCACCTCCTGATGAAATTAGCaccccattttcatatttcaagctTTTTGTTGATAATGATATGATAAGTAATATTGTAGAGCAAACTAATCTCTATTCAGTGcaggaaaaatgccaaaatgtaAACACTAATGACAAAGAAATACATCAGCTCCTAGGAATTCATATGATTATGAGCATTGTCACAATGCCAAGTTACTCCATGTTCTGGAGTGAAAAGTCGCGATATGGTCAAATTGCAGATGTCATGTCTCGCAATAGATTCAAAACTTTGCGAGGTAatctacattttaataataatgacaatatgtTGTCCCGTGATGATCCTGCTTacgataaactgttcaaaatccggccatttttaaatgctctaaGGAAAAACTTCCTGAAAGTGGAACCGGAAGAGCATaattcagtggatgaatttatgattCCTTTGAAAGCTCATACAGCATTGAAGCAGTATATGAAAAGCAAACCACACAAGTGGGGAGTGAAGGTTTTTGCTCATGCAGGGGTTAGCGGATTtgtgtatgattttgaaatttatctgggCAAGCAAACTAATGTAAAAGAATCTGGT
This genomic interval from Ischnura elegans chromosome 5, ioIscEleg1.1, whole genome shotgun sequence contains the following:
- the LOC124159731 gene encoding piggyBac transposable element-derived protein 2-like: MATSLTTKEIVYILEGDISDIDISDDEDISEENPDWLLNREAVGPDVMNTEVQGFPNIPDVGLAFEVNKCSDDSDDDDMPLAQRYPHLMNQSQRKVNRSLWTYEDLGYVDSSCDSQFSPPPDEISTPFSYFKLFVDNDMISNIVEQTNLYSVQEKCQNVNTNDKEIHQLLGIHMIMSIVTMPSYSMFWSEKSRYGQIADVMSRNRFKTLRGNLHFNNNDNMLSRDDPAYDKLFKIRPFLNALRKNFLKVEPEEHNSVDEFMIPLKAHTALKQYMKSKPHKWGVKVFAHAGVSGFVYDFEIYLGKQTNVKESGLGISGDIVIRLAENIPKHKNFKLYCDNWFSSPKLFSQLRKDGILAAGTIRRNRLGQCTLKSDKELKKQGRGSFDYRLEKSENTFVLKWLDNKPVYLISNFVGAHPVENVRRWSVAEKRFSSANRGANRHHDTVISAEEYEAAQVLVSLGETIPAVKASIDVQATPETRDLGCQVRGIQQKDLPGSGKGDSLACPLN